From the Nodularia sp. NIES-3585 genome, one window contains:
- a CDS encoding S-layer homology domain-containing protein — protein MFNLNSWQSGTAALMAMSVTVGAVAPLITATPSLAQTRFSDVPSNYWAAQFIQQLSDRGVIAGFPDGSFRPEEAVTRAQFAAMINNAFQKSPQRQAINFVDVPTNFWASNAIRQAYTIGFLAGYPGNRFEPNQNIPRQQVLVSLANGLNYSPTANTQTTLQSFSDSFNIADWARSPIAAAAERRIVVNYPNVQFLNPTATATRAQVAAFIYQALVSSNQASAISSPYIVALQPATPPAPVSVTIPQGTAIPVKYDQAEKILVTKDETAPLTLTVDQNVVTQEGTVVIPAGSQVVGRLQPAQGGSQFVAERLVLTNGEEYQINASSEVITKTETIRKGSNTGTIVRNTVLGAGAAAAVSAVTGDRAIATEEVLGGAAIGGLIGLFFGRSSVDLITIAPNTDLQMTINQNLLVSVR, from the coding sequence ATGTTTAATTTAAATAGTTGGCAATCTGGAACCGCTGCACTGATGGCTATGAGCGTCACAGTAGGCGCTGTAGCTCCTTTGATTACAGCTACACCATCTTTAGCTCAAACTAGATTTTCTGATGTTCCTTCTAATTATTGGGCAGCACAGTTCATCCAACAATTGTCAGACCGAGGTGTAATTGCGGGCTTTCCTGATGGTAGTTTCCGCCCCGAAGAGGCAGTAACCCGGGCTCAATTCGCCGCGATGATTAACAATGCTTTCCAGAAATCACCACAACGGCAAGCAATTAATTTTGTGGATGTCCCCACTAATTTTTGGGCATCTAATGCTATTAGGCAAGCCTACACAATCGGCTTTTTGGCTGGATATCCCGGTAATCGCTTCGAGCCTAACCAGAATATTCCTCGCCAACAGGTTTTGGTTTCTTTAGCCAACGGTCTAAATTATTCTCCCACAGCTAATACCCAAACTACTCTACAATCTTTCAGTGATAGCTTTAATATTGCTGACTGGGCGCGTAGTCCCATCGCTGCGGCGGCTGAACGACGAATTGTGGTCAACTATCCTAACGTTCAATTCCTAAATCCAACTGCAACAGCCACACGCGCACAGGTAGCAGCTTTTATCTATCAGGCGTTGGTTAGTTCTAATCAAGCTTCAGCAATTAGTTCGCCTTATATTGTAGCGCTTCAACCAGCTACGCCTCCTGCACCTGTATCTGTGACCATTCCCCAAGGGACTGCTATTCCTGTGAAGTATGATCAGGCAGAAAAAATTCTGGTCACCAAAGATGAAACAGCACCTTTGACCCTGACAGTAGACCAAAATGTAGTTACCCAAGAAGGAACAGTAGTAATTCCGGCTGGTAGTCAAGTTGTCGGTAGACTCCAACCAGCTCAAGGTGGTTCTCAATTTGTGGCTGAAAGACTAGTGTTGACCAACGGTGAAGAGTATCAGATTAACGCCTCTTCAGAAGTGATTACTAAAACTGAAACCATCAGAAAGGGTAGCAACACCGGTACAATTGTCAGAAATACTGTATTAGGTGCTGGGGCTGCGGCTGCGGTATCTGCTGTCACAGGCGATCGCGCGATCGCTACAGAAGAAGTTCTCGGTGGTGCGGCTATTGGTGGTTTAATCGGTCTGTTCTTTGGTAGAAGCAGCGTTGACTTAATCACAATCGCACCCAATACCGATTTACAAATGACAATCAATCAAAACTTGCTGGTTTCAGTGAGATAG